DNA from Bradyrhizobium japonicum USDA 6:
TCCGCATCGGGCTCGCGTGCATCCGACGTTGACTGCTCGAGCAGATCGGTCGGCATCCTGATGGCCTCCGTTGGCTTCAGGACTTCGCTCTCGCGCAGTTGTTCGATCTTATGCAGCATCTGAGCTTCGCCCGACATTGATCCGGGTAGTCGTTCTCCGCGGCCTTGCAATCGATATCTTGCTGTTCGTTCCGGCTTATCATGATGATCAGCGCTGCGTTGCCGCCCGAACGCCGCGGCGTGCCGATAACGGTCGGCTATCGACTCCATGGCAAGAGGTCATTTCCCATTTTTCGGTGCTGGACCCAATCTTCGAGCCATCGTCGCCCGCCCGCGTGTACGGGCCGAGCTTGGCGTCCCGTTGGACGATCGCAGGCCAGGAGTTCCCCAGATGCTGATCAAATATTCATCCGACATTTCCTTTCCCGGCGAGGTCGAGAGCCATCTGCCGGAGGATGTAGTCGTGCTTGCGGACAGAGCCGGTGTCGCGCTTGGGGTGCAGCGCCCACTCCGTGTGAGAGTGCGGAGCGTCAGCGATCACGGCAGCGGTGTTATCGCGTCCAGACGCGTGGAGATTCCGCTCGTCGGGGGCGACGGCGAGATCTCCGGGGTCCTGTTCCGAACCGCCCCACGGTCCAGCACGCGCCGCGTGGCCTTCGCCCGCGGCTCGGAGGGGGAGAGGTCGACCGGGGACGCGGCGCAGTTCGTCGTCCACGACATCAACAACCTTCTCGCCGTGATCGGCGGCGGCCTGCGGCTGCTCGAGTGCCAGAGCGACGCCGCGTATCGAAAGGCGATCGTTGGCAAAATGCAGGAGGCGATTGCGCGAGGCGTGTCGCTCAGCCGTCAGCTCCTCGATACTGCGCGACCATGCCGCAAGTCGATCGACGGCTTTATCGCAGGCAATCGTCTCGCAGCGATCGCGAGTACGCTTGACTGGGCGTTGCGCCCGGACATCACTGTCCGCACCGAGATCGCGCCTGACTTATGGACCTTCAACGCCGACCCGGAAGAGCTGTACTTTGCGCTCCTGAATCTCTGCCGAAACGCAGACGATGCCATGCCGGCCGGCGGCACGATCACCGTTGCGGCGCGGAATGTCGAGCCGTTTAGCGCGGACCGCGGGTTCGTTGAGATTGTCGTCGCCGACGAGGGGGAGGGCATGTCTGAGGAGGTCCTGTCGCAGGCGTTCCTTCCGTACTTCACGACAAAGGCGGCTGGCGGCGGCAGCGGCATCGGACTCGCCCAGGTTCGGCGCTTCGCCGAAGGACGGAGCGGTGCGATCAGTATAGAGAGCGAGCGAGGTGGCGGCACGCTGGTCCGCCTCTTTCTCCCGCGTGTCGACGATGCGAGGGGCCGGAGCAGCTTTGTCGGCACGCGGATCACGCGCACGCCG
Protein-coding regions in this window:
- a CDS encoding ATP-binding protein, with translation MLIKYSSDISFPGEVESHLPEDVVVLADRAGVALGVQRPLRVRVRSVSDHGSGVIASRRVEIPLVGGDGEISGVLFRTAPRSSTRRVAFARGSEGERSTGDAAQFVVHDINNLLAVIGGGLRLLECQSDAAYRKAIVGKMQEAIARGVSLSRQLLDTARPCRKSIDGFIAGNRLAAIASTLDWALRPDITVRTEIAPDLWTFNADPEELYFALLNLCRNADDAMPAGGTITVAARNVEPFSADRGFVEIVVADEGEGMSEEVLSQAFLPYFTTKAAGGGSGIGLAQVRRFAEGRSGAISIESERGGGTLVRLFLPRVDDARGRSSFVGTRITRTPSSKTPRGQ